A part of Anaerolineae bacterium genomic DNA contains:
- a CDS encoding glycosyltransferase family 39 protein, producing the protein MKLGRREKFFFTQFFLLCLAFSLRLYRLDYHSLWADEGNSVAMALRDFSSIALHSAADIHPPLYYWFLKLWTTPLGISEWALRALSAFIGTVLVALIYALGKELWNEKIALTGMALATFHPFQVYYSQEARMYILVALLGALSFWGALKWWRKESLWAGILFVLATALGLYTHYSFPILLMAENLAFLLFLSTNHPRKRARVRGYIARWLLLQVLPFVIYAPWIPTALSRLTSWPAIAEYGVSTALWETLKAIAFGPASGLPAIATLAVGLVPIIGSVLHRKENWQTIVALWAWLLAPVFMMIFLGLFRGAYLKFLLLSSPPFCLLLALSINDSGGLRRILGAFFLAGLLFSFSTALRDFYFYFTKDDYRSIARYIEATEKPGDVIILNAPGQIDVFRYYYKGKLPVWPLPRERPPDRHRLEEELAIVTSHPGRIFAILWGEKEADPEGIVENWLERHSFKVGESWRGNVRFAIYMVPEKQLYEKSLEGKAFGSPALFRLTGCLIGAQEVESGNVLPVILTWQAERSTTRRYKVTLQLLNSNGLIASQYDAEPEGGRRPTSFWEPGDIIIDNIGLLVRPGTPPGQYTLILAVYDAETGERLPVLGKDHLTLENIKILKPSQPPPIEALGIVHRRNARFGPFELLGYDLFKLGFEHLTDAPIGPGDIIRVNLYWQALLKPQEDWFVELNLVGGNKMASVKSHLAGIDYPTSRWEEKEIVRGQFALQVPPDAPPGQYRLFLKIKDLPPLELATVRVKG; encoded by the coding sequence CGTCGCTATGGCTCTCAGAGACTTTTCCTCCATAGCTTTACATTCTGCTGCAGACATTCACCCCCCTCTTTATTACTGGTTTCTCAAGCTATGGACAACCCCCTTGGGTATCTCGGAGTGGGCCTTAAGGGCTTTGTCAGCCTTTATCGGAACCGTCCTGGTGGCTTTAATTTACGCTCTCGGGAAAGAGCTCTGGAACGAGAAAATCGCCTTAACGGGTATGGCCTTAGCTACCTTTCATCCCTTTCAGGTCTATTATTCTCAAGAAGCCAGGATGTATATACTCGTAGCCCTCTTGGGCGCCCTTTCTTTCTGGGGAGCTTTAAAGTGGTGGCGAAAAGAAAGCCTCTGGGCAGGAATCTTATTTGTCCTAGCTACCGCTCTGGGCCTGTATACCCATTACTCTTTTCCTATCCTCCTGATGGCAGAGAATCTGGCCTTCTTACTTTTCCTGTCAACCAATCACCCAAGGAAAAGGGCCAGAGTTAGAGGATACATAGCCCGGTGGCTTCTGCTTCAGGTTTTGCCTTTTGTTATCTATGCGCCCTGGATACCCACAGCGCTGTCAAGGTTAACTTCCTGGCCGGCGATAGCTGAGTATGGAGTTTCTACAGCTTTGTGGGAAACTTTGAAGGCCATCGCCTTTGGCCCTGCCTCTGGATTGCCTGCGATTGCAACCTTAGCTGTGGGCTTAGTTCCCATTATCGGTTCAGTACTGCACAGGAAAGAAAATTGGCAGACCATAGTAGCTCTTTGGGCTTGGCTGTTAGCCCCTGTTTTCATGATGATATTTTTAGGGTTGTTCCGGGGGGCTTACCTCAAGTTCCTGCTTTTATCATCGCCTCCTTTCTGCCTGCTTTTGGCTTTGAGCATAAATGATTCAGGAGGACTGCGCCGCATATTAGGGGCTTTCTTTCTCGCCGGGCTCCTTTTTTCCTTCTCCACGGCTTTAAGGGATTTCTATTTTTACTTCACTAAGGATGACTACCGAAGCATAGCTCGCTATATAGAAGCCACGGAAAAGCCAGGGGATGTCATTATCCTGAATGCTCCCGGGCAGATAGACGTTTTCAGGTACTATTACAAGGGGAAACTGCCCGTATGGCCCCTTCCCCGAGAGAGACCCCCCGACCGCCACAGGTTAGAGGAAGAGCTGGCCATTGTAACTTCCCACCCCGGTAGAATCTTTGCGATACTGTGGGGTGAAAAGGAAGCGGATCCCGAAGGGATTGTGGAGAACTGGCTTGAAAGGCACTCCTTTAAAGTGGGAGAAAGCTGGCGAGGAAACGTACGGTTCGCCATTTACATGGTGCCAGAAAAGCAACTTTATGAAAAAAGCCTGGAAGGAAAAGCTTTCGGTTCCCCAGCACTTTTCCGCCTTACCGGTTGCCTTATAGGGGCACAGGAGGTGGAAAGCGGCAACGTTCTGCCCGTTATTCTCACCTGGCAAGCGGAAAGATCCACTACAAGACGTTACAAAGTAACCCTCCAGCTTTTGAACTCCAACGGGTTAATAGCCTCCCAATACGATGCTGAACCAGAGGGCGGACGCCGTCCCACTTCTTTCTGGGAGCCCGGCGATATAATTATAGATAACATCGGCTTACTGGTCAGACCTGGAACACCACCAGGTCAGTATACCCTCATATTGGCCGTCTACGATGCCGAAACAGGGGAACGTCTGCCAGTACTGGGGAAAGACCATTTAACCCTGGAGAACATAAAAATCCTGAAGCCCTCCCAGCCGCCTCCCATAGAAGCCCTGGGTATAGTCCATCGCCGGAATGCCCGCTTCGGTCCCTTTGAATTGCTCGGATATGATTTATTCAAGCTGGGGTTTGAACATTTAACGGATGCCCCCATTGGGCCTGGGGATATAATAAGGGTAAACCTCTACTGGCAGGCTCTTCTGAAACCGCAGGAGGACTGGTTTGTGGAGCTCAACCTTGTTGGAGGAAACAAAATGGCCTCCGTGAAATCCCATCTGGCAGGCATTGATTACCCCACGTCCCGCTGGGAAGAAAAGGAGATTGTAAGAGGCCAGTTTGCCCTTCAAGTTCCACCGGACGCTCCCCCAGGGCAATATCGCCTTTTCCTTAAGATAAAGGATTTGCCCCCGCTTGAGCTTGCGACCGTGCGAGTCAAGGGTTGA
- a CDS encoding LysM peptidoglycan-binding domain-containing protein codes for MLLLLDYLVLALLYNMATSTGQPTPTPTRTPKPTFTPGVPLQVLTPSPKPILIHRVSEGEDLSTIASIYNVPEEEILKANGLSDPASIKAGQELIIPINP; via the coding sequence ATGCTCTTGCTTTTAGATTATTTAGTTCTGGCCCTTTTGTACAATATGGCTACATCCACTGGGCAGCCTACCCCAACCCCCACGCGTACTCCTAAGCCCACTTTTACCCCTGGTGTTCCCCTGCAGGTTTTGACTCCATCCCCTAAGCCCATCCTCATCCATAGAGTATCAGAAGGAGAGGACTTGAGCACTATCGCTTCTATTTACAATGTTCCGGAAGAAGAAATTTTAAAAGCCAACGGACTTTCGGATCCAGCCTCTATCAAAGCAGGCCAGGAACTTATCATACCTATCAACCCTTGA